From a single Phragmites australis chromosome 7, lpPhrAust1.1, whole genome shotgun sequence genomic region:
- the LOC133925389 gene encoding uncharacterized protein LOC133925389, translated as MPKLKAGAEHFRGITTNSSTIPLCQIELLVTFGAPDKFHTKKLTFDVGYFKMTYNVILGCPMLDKFMVMVHYAYHVVKIPSPKWVITVKGDQRAVFKCDKQNIEIVEQFYQTATTSRHIDSKHQRHQATGKSKDNAKDSKLIFTDTSGFDDFAKGETNDDTKKWKADGGIKVVPMDPS; from the coding sequence ATGCCAAAGCTCAAGGCAGGAGCTGAGCATTTCCGTGGTATAACTACAAACTCATCGACCATACCTCTTTGTCAGATCGAGTTACTGGTCACATTCGGCGCACCCGACAAGTTCCATACAAAGAAGCTGACCTTCGATGTTGGATACTTCAAGATGacatacaatgtgatcctaggctgCCCAATGTTAGACAAGTTCATGGTCAtggtgcattatgcataccatGTGGTCAAAATCCCAAGTCCCAAATGGGTCATAACCGTCAAGGGAGATCAACGTGCAGTGTTCAAGTGTGACAAGCAGAACATAGAGATAGTTGAGCAGTTCTATCAAACGGCGACTACCTCGAGACACATAGACTCTAAACATCAGAGGCATCAAGCCACCGGCAAGAGCAAGGACAATGCTAAGGACTCCAAGCTCATTTTTACTGATACTTCCGGGTTCGATGACTTTGCCAAGGGTGAGACCAACGACGATACCAAGAAGTGGAAGGCTGATGGTGGTATCAAGGTAGTGCCCATGGACCCATCTTAG